The Hypomesus transpacificus isolate Combined female unplaced genomic scaffold, fHypTra1 scaffold_250, whole genome shotgun sequence genomic interval CAGTCCTCCACAGTCATGGGTCGTTAATGTGATCTGGACCTGAGAAGGAGGAAGTCAAATACCAGTCAACAACGATTTCTTCTGAATGCGGACAGATCACAGTGGGCCTAGTAGTACACGCCTGGCGAGGAGGTCATGCCATTCTAAAAAACCTCTAAATCGCCAAACCAATTACATCTGATTTTTGTTTTTAACAAGTAACagaaaaatgaatacaaaattGCTAATgtagcaacaacaaacaaaaaaagccaCACATAAATAAAAGCCACAACACATCTAGAGGCCCCAAGATCGTCCACATCACAAGCCTTATAAAAGAGACTTAAGTGTTTCTCAGTCAGACAGAGCTGTGTAAAACAGTGACACTGAGGCCCAGCTTCCCAGCTTCCCTGCTCCATCCTGCTACCGCTTTAATAAAGAGAGGATTAGGACAAGATTCCTCTCAGCCCAGTAGGTCCGCCACACAGCTAACCAGTGGCTTCAGCTTAAAGCACACAGATTTTCAGGGCCTCTGTTCGTAATATCAACTGTTACTCATTTCTAAGAGTGGGattgggtggagggagggtgaatcTATGAGTTATGTGCGAAGCTTGTCACGAGAAAATGGGAGGATTAGAGTTGAAACTTGAAAGTGACAGCGTTTTATTATTCGTTTTTTGCCTCACTCATCACTTTGACTGCAAAGCAATGGCTGGAAAATAAAGGATGCTCTGGTTGAGACGTTACAAGAAGGATCCTGAGTTAGAAGAAGGATCCTGAATGTATTGAAAGCCTGTTGAACTTGTTGTGTTTAAAGGAGGCAAGCTCATCGCAAGCCAGACTTACTTAACGAGGCCACAACATTTTATATTAAGATTTTACAAatagttaaaaaaaacattgtgatCAATTTATGTATCATTTATTgccatctatatatatatatatatatatatatagatggtTGTTACCATGACCAGAGTGATATTTGTTTTGTTCGATTCATACAGAATGTTATCTCTACAGTTACCGACCTTGTTGTAGACGTTGAACCATTCTGGGTGATGGTTCATCTTCTCTGCTTGTAAAGCCACTCTGGTCATGAAGCCAAAGGCCTGGGAGAAGGGAGACGTGGAGGAAAACTCACAACAATGTCTGGAATGTGAACGGAGATGATGACAAGCAACTGGCTATGTACGATGAGAGCTCTGCTAACTGCTAATCAAGGCTGTGGAGCCCCTCACAAAACTGAAGcgaggcggcaggcgtgtgtttaGTTCAAATTCGGTGGTGGCCTTTCACTTTTGTTCAAAGGAGCCTTATTGCcacctgtgacacacacacacacacacattcatgcgcacgcaataatacacacacaatcgttcacacacactcctgtttgCACGTGCGTTTTCCAATTGGAAAGCAGCCAGGGAGTGATTAAAGCTCTACTAATTATCTACAAAGGGGAGAGCCTTCGGTAAGTCTTCGCTCACCGGgctcacagtgagagagagagagagagagagagaaggggggagagagagggggagagagagagagagagagagagagagagagagagagagagagagagagggagagagggggacagagagagagagagagagatggaacgaGGGGATGGTTGGTGGCAGGGGAGTAGAAATAGCAATCTTGTTGGGATGGAGTCggtcagagagggggggagagagagagagtgagagagaaaaaacccaGGTAGGGCTATTTCAGAGCAATTTCCCACTGCAATCTCAATTAAGCCTCTAAATACTTCCCCATGCCTAATTAAATCAACTGAAACTCTGTTGTTTATAAGCCTCCGCTGCAGCCGAGTGTGGTGTCCCATTCTGTCTGTGACATGACCAAACAGAATTACTGCCGGAGAGGAAATTGTGTTTAGCTTCTAGTGCGTCGTAACCAATTTGGAGAGCTCCCCTCCACGCTCTCGACATGATGTAACACGATCGGCGGCGCGATCTGATTGGCTATCAGAGGGACCATCTACAGATCAATTTAAGTAATTGGCATATTCCTGCAACTTGACCTCACTGGCACCAATTGAAGAGTTTGTGCATCTGCTTTTCCTCAACTTTCATTGGCTATAATGGAGATTGCTAAATGGCTAACCATGTCAGGTGTTGCCCAAACATCTctcggttctctctctcttaatctgaATGTGTATTTGCAAAAATGACTGCTAGAATGTGGGTGAACGACTAACTTTTTCTCTcattaaatgtattttctcCAAACAATCAACGGCACAATCTCGACTTGACCACGATAGTAGAGTTCCACCACAGAGTACCTTCATCAAGTTTAGACTGCCAGGTAAGACTGCATGTTCTATACTACTAGTTTGAAGTTTAGAAGTGACTTAAGGCAGTCACCAAGATAAGGatgaatagatggatggatggatacatgGAATGGCTGAATGGAAGAATGACTGGATGGTTGGCTGAATTGGAGaacggatggatggatagatggttGGATGGACTGATAAATGgataaaaagacagacagacagacagacagacagacagccagatggtagatagacagacagacgagtGCTTTGACCACTGTCACTCGGGGGTCATTTTAACACGCTCCACTTCGGCCGGGGGAAAGCAAAACCGACCCTTGACCTCTCGCTGAGACTAAACGACAACACAGGTCAAGGACTTTTACTCTGCGGCCCTCCTTTTGACCCAGTTTGTGTCTGGGggctgctctccctctccctctctccctctccctctctccctctctctcgccccttcCTGCAGCCCTCTGCCAGCAGGCTGGCAGCCCTGGCCCACAAACCAGAGCTGTCAGACTGCACTAATTTGACGTGACATTTCACAGACCCCCACCTCGAATAATCAGAAACACCTGACACTGGCCAACATACCCAGCTGCCccaccaccccagcccccctcccccattctccccagtcccccccccccgcacaacCACCCCGGATCCCTCCAATGAACGCTCTGCTTCGAATGGGCAGTTTAGTGCTATTAACGCAGTGATTGTCCTGAAAAACTCTCACTGAGATGAGAGCGTTTTGACGTCGGAGACGAGCGTTTTCTCCAGACTGCGGCGGGACCTGAAACGCAGCCCGGGGTTCCAACACATGTGTCAGTTATTTACAGATTGATTTTCCCCCAACCCAGCAGTCCAGGGGCTTAGAGACGCCTGCTCCCCTCGCCAGCTGTAACTGCatgcagaccggcccactcagtctctaccctcccccccctccctgtctctcatcctccactctcttactccatctcctcatccctctctttttcttcacctctgcctgccccccccccctcctccgttcacccccccccacctcgtATTTCatacccctccctccatcctcttttGTCCCTTTCTCCTTCGCTTTACATCCCTACTCCcgccctttctccctctccctcccatccctctctctctctccacaccacTCCACCATCGCCTGATGACTCTTCTCCAAGACCCAACGCTGTCAAAACTCATACCTtcacgagggagagagggatgaagggagcgagggggggatggagggagcgagggggggatggagggagcgagggggggatggagggagcgagggggggatggagggagcgagggagcggcgctgatgatgatggtgatgatgacaaCGACCGCACCTCTTACATTTCACTTCTCTCAGAAGCCTCCAATTGGCGTCTGAAAGGCCTCTGATGTTCATGTAACTTCAGCCAAACGACCAGATAATGTTGTGGTGTGGGCCGTAGCCCACCAGCATTCCTCCTGGTGGTAAAGACATTCACAGTCTGCGTCACACGGCTCGTATTAATCCTCGGGGTTTGACGTTTGCAACTCTGGAGACATCTCCCGCGGCGGAAACACAAGACCCTGTGAGGAACAACACGGTGGTAGCACGGCCAACACGTGTTTGCAGACTTCAACTCTCAACTTTTTGagttatattatttatttttttacttgagTATCGTGTCATTTTTTTGCTGTTGCAGCGTTATGGGGCTCTTATGTAACCACCCTCTCTACTCCAAGCCCACAGACCCGCCGCCCCACACTCTTAATAAAAGTAAGTGGgtcatgtctttttttttttttgtcacttGTCATTGCCCCCCATCCCATTCCCATCACTCGCCCTTTACTGACAGAGTTTCCGGAGACAGGTCTTTAACAACAAGGCCTCAGGGTCCTCAATAGACGCAGCACGTCACAGCCCCTCTTGGTTTACCCAACACTGATAGCCCTGGTTACCTAACCACCTCCGCCCGGCGCCACGTCTCGGACACATCCCCTCCGGACACTTCACAACGCCAGGgtttgagaggagggggggggggggtgcctgaAGTTCCCAGGGAAAGTGCTTTTTTCAGGTGATGGCGGAGGAGCAAAGGTGGGTTGGGGTTGGATGGGTGGGCTGGAGagcgggtgggggagggaggcaggcaggcaggcagggggggaggctgagggcGGGTGGTGGGGGTAACCTACACCGCTGAGCGGATTACCAGCCTTCAGTCGGACTACTAGACTGGGGGAGTCTGGTTTCTCCAGGTGGCTCAGGCGTGGTTGTTCGACAACTTATTTAACACAATCCGAGAGAGGCCTGCGAcgtgaggggggaggctggggaggagactggggaggggggctggggagaggtttgggggagcgagcgagggaggggaggctcTCCAGGAATATAAAAAGGATCGTCCGTCGAGTGAGGGCCCCTGGGAAACGGGAGATGGAAATGGCTGCCGGCCACTGTCCCGTGACCTGAGGACCGCGTTATCTCCTCAAGCTTAAGCCAAGGGTTTAGTAGGCCTCGCTGGCTGTCTCATAGCGTGCAGACGCTCGAACGCGCTTGTTCGTCTCTGTGATTACAATGCAGTTATTTCAATGGGACAGATGACAAGACGGCCAGGGATTGACCCCACTTCAACACAGATCCAATAACCTTTCTTTATTGACGACATAACAGCAAAGCCTTGTGAACTTTGAATACTTATACATACCTGAAAGTAAACAAAAACGATTTCTCCTTCGTCAAGCGTAGTGACGGCTTCGCCTGAGCCATGTTTAGTGACATAGGCCACAGACAAAAGGGAAATATAATCCGTCCGCCATTTAATACTGGCTAAAATAATAATCTACTTGATTGAAATCACGCAGTGTATGGTGTAGTTTCCATGAAGCTACAAAATTAGCTTGAAATTGGATGGGAAATTTACATTTTGTAGCTTTAAGAGAACAAAAGATTCTATCCTCAGATAACAGAATACAAAAGCTACCAGATCCGGCCTCTTAAATGTTGCCAATATAGAAGTGTCAGACATCGAATCGGTCTTACCCACTGAAAATACATAACAGACAGATCTTCACAACGTTTGTTTTCAAATCACTTTAAACCATCAAGTCATGGAGCCTACACTTTTGAACTATCCACACAAAAAACATCCACAAACGACAAGATTACTTGCTAAAGAAACACAGACATTTCCTGTCGGAGACTGTTTGGatgcaacacaaaaacaaagaagaaaaagtccagaaaatgtatttaaacgTTCAAATCTGATTTGTGTTTCTTTCGATCTTGACGAGGAAAACCACATTTTTTTCTGAAACCAATTCTAAATAATGTATAGCCACACAGATAAATTACTACTGGCTTGGTCATAGCATCCTAAAAACATTTCCACTTCAATCAGAAAAATAAACACAATAGTAAGTCCGCCTGGCATTGCTTTTTTCCACCGAACCGTCAGCTGCCTGGTCCCACCATACAGCTCTACCTCCCCCTAGGGGTTTGAGGAGGGAATGCTTCTTTTTCCAAAGGGGGGGATTTGTGACTTGTCATTATAAAGTCATGGAGATCTTGTTTCTCCAAGCCTATCACTTGGAGATAAGTGGTAAATGGAAATCAGCCAGTGTGTCACTCTTCATCGCAATTCCCCTCTGGTACAAGTAACTTTATGAACAGCTATGTAAAACGAGCTACACAGAAAGCAAAAAAtgcaggatgagggagagagagagggagggagagggggaaggaaggaaggacaagAAAATGGCAGAGACATCAAATTGGAACAAGGTGATCTCTTCTCCATTACTGAAAGGAAACAGAAAACACAAGCAAAgataggggggagagaaagggagagagagagagacagagacagagagagagagagagagagagagagagagagagagagagagagagagagagagagagagagagagagagaacaagaaatgtcaaaaataaataaaacaaccgtCCAATAACAGGAACTACTGGACAGTTAGTGGTTtctccaagcagatgaaacatTTTAACCAATTTGATTGTTTGTGAAAGGAATCACACTGATCGAAACCCAACTACTGCCAAGCGACGCTCTGGCCTGTCTCAGAGTAATGGATGGTGACGGGAGAGGGTAAGAAGAGAGGCCTGCGAGACTGAATTGTTAGACGGGGGGGACGATAGAACGGGGGGCGAGTTGTACTGGAGGAGGATAGaacagggggcggggcctgcaTGCCAACAGGCCTGGATGCGACTTACTAAAACAGTCACACAGCCTTGTCACATCACAGCCATTAGCAAAACAGTtgctcgttttttttttttcattgtttttttttttttcatttctgaAGCACTGATCTTTTAAACAAATCTTTCTTCATTGGGGAAAAAATGCGGATTCACACGTGTGACAAACGGCTCACTAATCTGTCATGTTGGGGTATGACGAGGTTCGCCGTCCAAAAGAAAGCGAGCGcctcaacctcacacacacacctggttgaAGGTCTTGAAGTGAAGTTCTTTGTAGATGGCGTCCCTATCGTCAACCTCCACCCAGCCAGTGGCCTTCAGCTCCATGGTGGAGTGATCTCTGTCTGCAGGTGACAGCCAGTGGGACTCTGCCGTCTGGGGAAACAACATCAGCACTCGAACCACCTCTGTCACCATCTTGTGGCAACCCAAACACAGTATCTAAACTCCACTATCACAGCCGCATGAGATTAAAACGACTTTCGAGGGGCAGATATGAGTTTACATAGCCCTGCACAGAAGCCAACTGTACTTCTCATTTTGTGTAATTACATGTGTTTGAAATCACAGATGGTTACGATACAGGTCCAACACTGTGTTGTCTTTTAATTCTGCAATGTCCCTACTCCATCTGCTGGAGAAAAATTCTTCACCGCCACTGAGATGAAAATCCCACCCAGGAACTGCACTCGGTAGTAGCCTAAATCAAATTTACCTTTTAATAACCTTTAGGTTTTCCTGCAACGTACATTGCTAGAAAGTGTACCGCTACAGCTGATAGCTTTGCGTTATTATGCGTTACACAATGATTGTGTGGACACGATGTGAACAATGTAAACTGCCAACGTGATAGCGACAGAACGGGCTTTGTGTTTAATACATGCTGCCTTAATTAAAGCTATACGTTACAGTTATCAATCACCGGTACAGAATTGCTCACGTCCTAAGCAATGATAACGATAATCACAGTCGCTTGTCATAAACGGTGACTGTGCACTTACCATTTTAGATGAATATCTAGTCAGCAGTTTGTTGCTTAGCCTACAGAAATGGCCAAATCGTACAGCGCTAGCCCCGTGGGCAATCATTAAACCTAGCATAACTTGGTCAACTGAACTTGCTCACTTCTTTGCATGTGTACAAGCCTCATAGCTGTCCAGGAAATGCCTGATGAATATTATTGTAGGCCTTATCTATTTCTTTGTATTGATTCATGTTACATTAGTATATATTGTTGGTTCAGATTCTAACTTAACTGTAGTTTTATTTGACTGTACACAACACTCAACAATCTTTACACACTCAAACCTCCAGTTTTATTAAATCACAGCACAAAAACCGCAGAAAAAACATTTCCATAAATTATCAGTCATTCGGCAAATAATTATGTACATCTCAAATCACATTTTTCAAAAGGCAATACCACCATCCTAACAGAGCAGATAGTGTCATGTCCTTCCTTAGTCTGGGCAAGGAGTTTGTAAAGATTCATATTGTGTCTCCAAGATCTTTACATACTCCTTGCGTTTGGGTCCTAAATTAGATTAATCCTACTCTCACCTAAAAAAAAATCCCCAAtggacaacaactgaaatccagACGCAGTGTGTTTTCAGCATGACTTCCGTGTTACAGTCTTATCAAAAGTCTGTGGTTCAGCACAATGCCCCTTCGAAACAATTTAGAGGTCACGCAATTtaaaggtggagaggggggaaagattGTAGGAACAAGGGTAAACCCAGACGAAGGGTGCATTTGTTTTATTCCTGGTGTTCGTGCTCCTGGCCGGGTATGAGCCAGCGGATGCTGTCCGTCCTCAAGATGGCGTAGATTGTGAAGCTGGAGATGAATAGTATGGAGAAGACCAACAGCCAATCGATGCTCTTCATGGACACGCTGGGGAGGGGCCCGGAGCGGTCGGCATCGGTGACGTTACGGTCTACGCCTGCCTCGAAACCTGGAGCCACGGGCGGAACGGGATTAGACAGAGGGACATGACACAGGGGACTCAACACAGGGAACACAACACAGAAGAACAGGACACAGGGAACAGGACACAGGGAACACAACACAGAAGAACAGGACACAGGGAACAGGACAAAGGGAACTCAACACAGGGAACACAACACAGAAGAACAGGACACAGGGAACAGGACACAGGGAACACAGGACACAGGGCACAGGACACAGAAAGCACGACACAAGGAACAGGACACAGGGAACAGGACACAGGGAACACGACACAGGAAACACGACACAGGGAACAGGACATAGGGAACAGGACACAGGGAACAGGACACAGGGAACATGACACAGGGACGGAAGAGGCAAATCGGGACAGCTTGAGGGATGAAGGCTAGATGAATAGATGAAAGATGGACGCCAGGTAAACACTTCCTGTTGTGTACCGACCTGTTTGGTTGGCTATGAAGGACGCCAACGTGTCCAGGGTTCTGTCGGTATGGTTGAACCTGGCCATAGGCTTGACACCCTGAAACAACAGAATGTTGGGCACGGCCACTGTTCCAAACCTGGTGGACAGActgggaacacaaacacagggtgGCATGTTAATTCATAGCACCATTTCACACGGCAAACAGCTACTTGTCTCTGTCCGCTGCTGCTGAAGAATGGAGGACCGGAAGTCACGTGACGACCAGACTAGGTTACCTGCTGTGCTGCGAGGCATCCAGGGCGAGgaagtgcatgctgggaaagATGCGCGGCAGAGCGTTGAAGTGGGGCGCCAGGCTGGCGGAGAACTGGCACCAGGTGGTGAAGAACAGCACGAGGGAACACTCAGTGTTGTTGGCGTTTAAAAACTCCATTAGATCCTGTGAGGACACAGGGGACACAGAGAATGCCTCAACTTCACAAAAACCTGTGTTTCGTAACACCACAGGAAGTTAAGTGTCTGAGTGAGTTTAGGACAGCTTTTCTCAAATCTTCCTTGAACCAGGGACCCCTTTTAAGGTGGCACATTTTTAAGGGACCCCTCTACACCCCATCCCCTGATCTAGATGTCTGGACTGGAGAAATGACAGTACCTGTGAGGCGTTGAGGACCTGCACAGTGAAGTTCTCGATGCCTGTGATGTTCCTCCTCTCACAGTTCACTTTGTACGTCTTGGCAGTGGCATTTTGGTCCTCCGTTGCCATGCCATCCACGTGGACCATTCCCAGCGTAACCTGCTGAGAGGGTTCCATGACGTTCCCGTCGGCAGGTTCCCCGGGGGTCTGCGGAATACCGCACTGAGCGTCGTCATCACACGGAGGGGAGAACCCCATCTGGAAGTCTTTCACGTTCTTGGGGATCAGTGACTCCAAGCCCGACGGGTCTGCAGGGAGTTCGGTGCCCATCAAAGCGTCCGCAATCTCGGCCGTTTTGTACTGCCTCTTCGGCTGAGACTCCAGTTTATCCATCCTCACAAACTCGGGTCGATTCTCCGGGTCAGAACCAAGATCCTCCGAAAAATCAAACTCTGGCAGCTCGTCATTTTCTTTTGACACAAAAGAACCCGGAACATCAAAATATTTTAGATATAAAACAGCAACATGAAATCAGCTGTAATAGCAGTGAAGCAGAATGATTTAACTCtgtaatattatttgtacagaATATGAAAATAAGGATGATACAGACTTATAAAAAACACGAGGGTTCAATTACATCTTCTGTATACACAATTGAAACTTCGACACTGAACTTTGACTTTTGTAAGCAAATCAAACTGATATTCATATTTTTTACTTTGTAGATGTTATGACTTCACTTCGATATATAGAGCTAACAACCTACGTACTGTTTACATGATCGAGAAAACTGCTATAATACATATTGTAATACTGTAATAACCAATATAAACAATGATAAACAAGCGTGTATGGTAAAAAATTGTTGGAGTCTGGAAATATTGTTCTCATGAAAACAATAAAGAACTTGTCTTTTACTCAAGACAGTTTTATTTAATAACTACTTAGCTCTAGTACATgtctgtgctagctagctagtgaaCGACagttacagtacagtaacaaaaAAGCCTTAGCTACTGTCTCCAGTCACCTACCTTGAGCTGACGAGGACGTCAAATAAAACGCTAGTAACACagcaaatacaaatacagtacTTGATAACCACGCCATAGTAACGTTGAATGTAAAAATGATGTAGATGTTTTTTAGTAGGTATCAGGACCCCATTTTGACAAACTCATAGGAACCAATTTCATGTGTCTATCTACCAGAGGAAAGCTTATACGTACGTACCAACACTTTAAATCGACTTCCGGGTAAAGCTCTTCAGAGGACCGCCCTTTGGGGTTCGTCAAATTTATGAACGTAGTTTTAACATTCAATTCACAAAGTAGCTCTTGTGTGTATCCTTGCtcgttttcaaatgtatttactgTTTGTTTGGAGACTATTGCGTTGTAATCAACTATATTATGTACCATGATATCATTACGTTTCAACAATATAACAAATCAGTCAAGATTATCAATTCAAGTTTATTCATAGTTATCTCTTCAACACCCGACAATCATGCAAGgataataaaacaataatacaaattCATCTCATTAGTCTACCAAATACAAGTCCTACGGTGGTTTCCCTTTGCATAAAAAGAAATATTATATATAGAAAACAAACAACGTGTTTGTGGTTGGGTATGAGGATGGCTGGTGGGAATAACAAACAAGCTGAATATAGCACCTTGCGCAAATATATGAGACAATTAACAACTATATATTGTGGGAATAAAAGTACAAACGAGTAGATAAACAAACCCCTTATCACATCATTATGAAGTCGTCACCCTGATACGATTTATGTGCAGATTTTCCTATACTTCTTGTGTTACAAACTGGATAACAGTTAACTGTCATTACTTCTATCCTTAACGGGATCAAATGTGTTCATGTAGCATTACTGGGAAAGAGTGATTCAAAACGGAAAACACATCTGTTTTGTGTTCTGTGGGGAAAATGTTAACTCACACGTATGTgcaaaaaacaacaataaaacacTAACCAAAGGATTTTAGAATCATACATAACCCCGCCACAATTCAACAACAAAATGTACGTTATGTCTTAACATATGtttcatatacagtatattgagCTAACAAACTCAGCCATAAGAGAATAGGGAAGGGTTACACGTTT includes:
- the txndc15 gene encoding thioredoxin domain-containing protein 15; protein product: MAWLSSTVFVFAVLLAFYLTSSSAQENDELPEFDFSEDLGSDPENRPEFVRMDKLESQPKRQYKTAEIADALMGTELPADPSGLESLIPKNVKDFQMGFSPPCDDDAQCGIPQTPGEPADGNVMEPSQQVTLGMVHVDGMATEDQNATAKTYKVNCERRNITGIENFTVQVLNASQDLMEFLNANNTECSLVLFFTTWCQFSASLAPHFNALPRIFPSMHFLALDASQHSSLSTRFGTVAVPNILLFQGVKPMARFNHTDRTLDTLASFIANQTGFEAGVDRNVTDADRSGPLPSVSMKSIDWLLVFSILFISSFTIYAILRTDSIRWLIPGQEHEHQE
- the LOC124462791 gene encoding pterin-4-alpha-carbinolamine dehydratase 2-like, producing the protein MLGLMIAHGASAVRFGHFCRLSNKLLTRYSSKMTAESHWLSPADRDHSTMELKATGWVEVDDRDAIYKELHFKTFNQAFGFMTRVALQAEKMNHHPEWFNVYNKVQITLTTHDCGGLSKRDIKLAKFIDKVALTM